One Microlunatus soli genomic window carries:
- a CDS encoding glycoside hydrolase family 6 protein codes for MTIPKGAQPMTISPGSVRPALAVTAAASLAIGLAIASPTSAVAEKAPSAQRQCRSMTTPTYRVLNPETSATLLTTWKREKQRATGEYGFSRSQGDPFQVSRKAGADLVPVHRLYNPRTKDFLWTKSAREIGRATSSFGYRDAGVDFYAATSGGSCLTPVYRYVKNDVRRYAVGAGERAALSRAGWSYESIAFFAAEKPAVVSSTKASVKKSPAKKVAPARKQPVKPSTTKAAVAKTSAQSNEPLAQSPYLYKGTHAWKAYQAEKNPKDKRLLYQIASTPTSIWLGGTSGDGGLVDKITTEAAARHQTPQFVLYAIPYRDCGQYASGGLSSVAQYKKWVDAVNKGIGNRKAVVIVEPDAIGMSCLSTARQADRNAMLRYAMKTLSSGNTWAYIHAGSNNLDPKWAAAAIKKAGVGEARGFAVNVSSFDATANEIAYGKAVNKALGTKKHFVIDTSRNGLGRHSGSNGGAPAWCNPPGRALGSRPTSTTADPIVDAYLWIKRPGESDGTCHPGDPSGWFKSYAVGLTERALDHGTVRAVSMPK; via the coding sequence GTGACCATCCCCAAAGGAGCTCAACCTATGACGATCTCCCCCGGATCGGTGCGTCCAGCTCTCGCAGTCACGGCAGCCGCGTCGCTGGCGATCGGGTTAGCGATTGCGTCGCCGACATCGGCGGTCGCCGAGAAGGCGCCGAGTGCGCAACGGCAGTGCCGGTCGATGACGACGCCGACCTATCGTGTCCTGAACCCCGAGACAAGCGCGACGCTGCTGACCACCTGGAAACGCGAGAAGCAACGAGCAACCGGCGAATACGGATTCTCCAGATCACAGGGGGATCCGTTCCAGGTCAGCCGAAAGGCCGGGGCCGATCTGGTGCCGGTGCATCGCCTGTACAACCCGCGAACAAAAGACTTCCTGTGGACCAAGTCTGCCCGGGAGATCGGCCGGGCGACATCCAGCTTCGGCTACCGGGACGCAGGCGTCGACTTCTACGCGGCTACCTCCGGCGGATCCTGCTTGACACCGGTGTATCGCTACGTCAAGAACGATGTCAGACGGTATGCCGTGGGGGCGGGCGAACGGGCGGCGCTGTCGCGCGCCGGCTGGAGCTATGAGAGCATCGCGTTCTTTGCCGCCGAGAAGCCGGCAGTCGTGAGCAGCACGAAGGCGTCAGTCAAGAAGAGCCCGGCCAAGAAGGTCGCCCCCGCCAGGAAACAGCCCGTGAAGCCGTCCACCACGAAGGCCGCCGTCGCCAAGACCTCCGCACAGAGCAACGAACCGCTGGCGCAATCCCCGTACCTGTACAAGGGCACGCACGCCTGGAAGGCGTATCAGGCCGAGAAGAACCCCAAGGACAAGCGATTGTTGTATCAGATCGCCAGCACACCGACCTCGATCTGGCTCGGTGGCACGTCGGGTGACGGCGGGTTGGTCGACAAGATCACGACCGAGGCGGCAGCACGACATCAGACGCCACAATTCGTCCTCTACGCGATCCCCTATCGCGATTGTGGTCAGTACGCCTCCGGGGGTCTGAGCAGCGTCGCGCAGTACAAGAAGTGGGTCGATGCGGTGAACAAGGGCATAGGCAACCGCAAGGCGGTGGTGATCGTCGAGCCAGATGCGATTGGGATGTCCTGCCTGTCGACCGCTCGACAAGCTGATCGCAACGCGATGCTCCGCTACGCGATGAAGACGCTGTCCAGTGGAAACACCTGGGCCTACATCCACGCCGGGAGCAACAATCTGGACCCGAAGTGGGCGGCAGCGGCGATCAAGAAGGCCGGTGTCGGGGAGGCGCGCGGCTTCGCCGTCAACGTCTCCAGCTTCGACGCCACCGCCAACGAGATCGCCTACGGAAAGGCCGTGAACAAGGCGCTGGGTACGAAGAAGCATTTCGTGATCGATACTTCGCGCAACGGTCTCGGTCGCCACTCCGGTTCCAACGGGGGTGCGCCGGCCTGGTGCAATCCGCCCGGCCGGGCGCTCGGATCCCGTCCGACATCGACGACGGCCGATCCGATCGTCGACGCCTACCTCTGGATCAAGCGACCGGGTGAATCAGATGGCACCTGCCACCCAGGGGACCCGTCCGGTTGGTTCAAGTCCTATGCCGTGGGGCTGACTGAGCGGGCGCTCGATCATGGAACTGTCCGCGCGGTGTCGATGCCGAAATGA
- a CDS encoding glycosyltransferase, translated as MLLTQARSVHADQFEVEILVVDNDPAGSALPVVEAIRSEHPDEIPLRYEQESTPGISAARNRALAASIGFDLLVFIDDDERPTDRWLQLLVACRQEYGSDVVQGPVVSEFETDPDEWITAGGFFRRRRMPTGTALDVAVTNNLLLDLRVVRSLGLEFDPDLGTTGGEDTLFTRTLHRAGVPMVWCDEAIVLDVVPTSRSTRRWVRQRAISTGNSAALVTLKLAAGAPDRVVARATLAGRGLSRLAAGGARAVAGKIVRSVEHEARGTRTLLRGFGMSLGACGFAYHEYGRSGAGRIDRIPRRS; from the coding sequence ATGCTCCTGACGCAAGCTCGCAGCGTCCACGCGGACCAATTCGAGGTCGAGATCCTCGTCGTCGACAATGATCCCGCCGGGAGCGCTCTCCCCGTCGTCGAAGCCATCCGTTCGGAACATCCCGACGAGATTCCGCTCAGATACGAGCAGGAATCCACCCCCGGCATCTCCGCAGCGCGGAACCGCGCTCTCGCAGCCAGCATCGGTTTCGACCTGCTGGTATTCATCGACGATGACGAGCGACCTACCGATCGATGGCTGCAGTTGCTGGTGGCGTGTCGGCAGGAATACGGCAGCGACGTCGTCCAGGGCCCGGTCGTCTCCGAATTCGAAACCGATCCGGATGAGTGGATCACGGCTGGCGGCTTCTTCCGACGGCGACGGATGCCGACCGGCACGGCTCTCGATGTGGCGGTGACCAACAATCTGCTGCTCGATCTTCGGGTGGTCCGTTCGCTCGGGCTGGAGTTCGATCCGGATCTCGGGACCACCGGCGGCGAGGACACCCTCTTCACCCGGACACTGCATCGGGCGGGTGTCCCGATGGTCTGGTGCGACGAGGCGATCGTGCTCGATGTCGTTCCGACAAGTCGATCCACGCGCCGGTGGGTCCGGCAACGTGCGATCAGCACTGGCAACAGCGCTGCGCTCGTGACGTTGAAACTCGCCGCCGGAGCTCCCGACCGCGTTGTGGCTCGTGCGACGCTGGCAGGGCGGGGCCTCAGCCGCCTTGCTGCCGGCGGGGCGCGGGCCGTTGCCGGAAAGATCGTTCGGTCCGTTGAGCATGAAGCTCGGGGCACCCGTACGTTGCTCCGGGGCTTCGGAATGTCACTCGGCGCCTGCGGCTTTGCCTATCACGAGTACGGACGATCGGGTGCCGGACGCATCGACCGGATCCCACGCCGATCATGA
- a CDS encoding sulfotransferase codes for MATSTLRPDPDFLLIGAKRGGSTSFYYDLITHPQVAPLFPRPDHLPKAAATKGIHYFDSNYFRGRRWYASHLPSARARRAQQSSSGGPVITGEGSPYYLTHPEAPGRVARDLPKVKILAVLRDPVMRAHSHWKERVREGRESLSFSEALAAEQDRVGTDASKLADPRFYSYAHEHQTYLGQSRYGAALERWCQHVPRASICLVRSEDYYADPIAELDRVAKFLEISPGLFSTGEARNAAPGADLPESDRSQVRELLRPDAEVLRRLTGISWDWV; via the coding sequence ATGGCGACGTCCACCTTGCGACCTGATCCGGATTTCCTGCTGATCGGAGCAAAGCGGGGCGGCTCGACCTCCTTCTACTACGACCTGATCACCCACCCGCAAGTGGCGCCACTCTTTCCGCGGCCGGATCATCTGCCCAAGGCTGCCGCAACCAAGGGGATCCACTACTTCGACAGCAACTACTTCCGCGGCCGACGTTGGTACGCCTCCCACCTGCCCTCGGCTCGAGCTCGTCGGGCTCAACAGTCGAGCTCCGGCGGGCCGGTGATCACCGGCGAGGGCTCGCCCTACTATTTGACTCACCCGGAAGCCCCCGGACGGGTCGCCCGTGATCTCCCGAAGGTCAAGATCCTTGCTGTGCTTCGTGATCCGGTCATGCGTGCCCATAGCCATTGGAAGGAACGCGTCCGCGAGGGACGGGAGTCGTTGTCGTTCAGCGAGGCGCTGGCCGCGGAGCAGGATCGAGTCGGAACCGACGCCAGCAAGCTAGCCGATCCGCGTTTCTACAGCTACGCCCACGAGCATCAGACCTACCTGGGACAGAGCCGCTACGGCGCTGCGTTGGAACGGTGGTGTCAGCATGTTCCCAGGGCTTCGATCTGTCTGGTCAGGAGCGAGGACTACTACGCCGATCCGATCGCCGAGCTCGATCGCGTGGCGAAGTTCTTGGAGATCAGCCCCGGCCTGTTCTCCACCGGAGAGGCTCGCAATGCCGCACCGGGAGCCGACCTGCCCGAGTCCGACCGGAGCCAGGTACGGGAGCTCCTCAGACCGGACGCCGAAGTCCTGCGCCGGCTGACCGGCATCAGCTGGGACTGGGTATGA
- a CDS encoding phosphotransferase: MYAASGRAILTAQWLAWAWIRLFGPRFFPGRSGRLDLPELREISGALGFGRHDLNAVATYRRRDVRGGQTFLATGSAGSFMIKIRQGGRSLELEQRLLAAAQEADISAFRTPRPIGVGRLGDGRSWSAQEMVFTAPHRPCLRLPDGFEQDLIKVLSRVDGLAATRDRTPAHGDLSPWNLRHDHRGQLWLFDWEDAELAPHGADRAYFEAAVGVIRPRREIRGVERSGAAYWAERITERLETGHPQGPNTIMLQRLNRCL, translated from the coding sequence ATGTACGCCGCTTCCGGACGAGCGATTCTGACCGCGCAATGGCTGGCGTGGGCGTGGATCCGTCTGTTCGGCCCGAGATTCTTCCCGGGGCGTAGCGGCCGGCTCGATCTCCCCGAGCTGCGGGAGATCAGCGGCGCGCTCGGGTTCGGTCGACATGATCTGAATGCGGTCGCGACCTATCGCCGGCGTGACGTGCGCGGCGGGCAAACCTTCCTGGCAACGGGATCCGCGGGCTCTTTCATGATCAAGATCCGACAGGGCGGCCGGTCACTCGAACTGGAGCAACGCCTGCTGGCTGCTGCCCAGGAGGCCGACATCTCCGCCTTCAGGACCCCGCGACCGATCGGTGTCGGGCGACTGGGCGACGGCAGGAGCTGGTCAGCTCAGGAGATGGTCTTCACTGCCCCGCACCGACCATGCTTGCGACTCCCCGACGGATTCGAACAAGACCTGATCAAGGTCCTGAGCCGGGTGGACGGCCTTGCGGCGACCCGGGACCGGACGCCGGCACATGGCGACCTGAGCCCCTGGAACCTCCGCCATGATCATCGCGGACAACTGTGGCTCTTCGATTGGGAGGACGCGGAATTGGCGCCGCACGGCGCCGACCGGGCCTACTTCGAAGCGGCCGTCGGGGTCATCCGACCCCGACGCGAGATCCGCGGTGTCGAGCGCAGTGGAGCTGCCTACTGGGCCGAGCGGATCACCGAGCGGCTGGAGACCGGGCATCCGCAGGGGCCGAACACGATCATGTTGCAGCGGCTCAATCGCTGTCTGTGA
- a CDS encoding acyltransferase, which translates to MSRSSRLLSVIASRAKGSSYALDDRIELPDLARISAERGLMRARAMAAFGERGRTAFVGSRATIRSRRNIHLGRSVTFGPGSLVDALSTDGVWLGDNVSIGRNTRIECTGSLKSLGHGIRVADNVGLGTDCFYGCAGGITIGRDTIIGNFVSFHSENHNTQRLDTPIREQGVSHQGITIGRDCWIGAKATILDGVELGDGCVVAAGSVLTAGHYPSFGIYGGVPAKLLKQRRPEGGQGD; encoded by the coding sequence ATGAGTCGATCGAGCCGGCTGCTGAGCGTGATCGCGAGCCGGGCCAAGGGCAGTTCCTATGCACTCGACGATCGGATCGAGCTGCCTGATCTGGCTCGGATCTCCGCCGAGCGTGGACTGATGCGGGCACGAGCGATGGCCGCCTTCGGCGAACGCGGGCGCACTGCTTTCGTCGGTTCCCGGGCAACGATCAGGTCCCGACGCAACATTCACCTCGGGCGTTCGGTGACCTTCGGGCCCGGCAGCTTGGTCGATGCCCTGTCGACCGATGGAGTGTGGCTCGGGGACAACGTGTCGATCGGCCGCAACACCCGGATCGAATGCACCGGCAGCCTCAAGTCGCTGGGACACGGGATCCGGGTTGCCGACAATGTCGGCCTCGGTACGGACTGTTTCTACGGCTGTGCGGGCGGCATCACCATCGGCCGAGACACGATCATCGGGAACTTCGTTTCTTTTCATTCCGAGAACCACAACACCCAACGCCTCGACACTCCCATCCGTGAGCAGGGCGTCTCCCATCAGGGCATCACCATCGGTCGCGACTGCTGGATCGGCGCCAAAGCGACGATCCTCGACGGCGTCGAACTCGGCGACGGTTGCGTTGTCGCGGCCGGATCCGTACTCACCGCGGGACACTATCCGTCATTCGGGATCTACGGTGGCGTCCCGGCCAAGCTGCTGAAGCAGCGCCGGCCAGAGGGCGGTCAGGGCGACTGA
- a CDS encoding IS110 family RNA-guided transposase — MDADEPITIWCGLDVGKSAHHACALDRQGHRVFDAELPQDQERLERLFTELAARGRVLVVVDQPNTIGALPVAVARAMDIEVAYLPGLAMRRIADLHPGSAKTDARDAYVIADSARTMPHTLRRVDVGEDVLAELKVLIGFDDDLAAEATRLSNRIRGLLTQIFPALERILGPRLHTKAVLALIMKYGGPRGMAAAGRARMITTATAANRRGAAELVDQIVSALAEQTVTVPGAAAAERVLPRLAKSLTEALDQRAHLAAEVEQVLDAHPLAEVLTSMPGVGVRTAARILVEVGDASTFRTSGHLAAYAGLAPVTRRSGTSIRGEFPARSGNRHLKRAFFLSAFAALRADPASRAYYDRKQAEGKKHNAALICLARRRCDVLHAMIRTRTVYRPKLPATS; from the coding sequence TTGGATGCAGACGAGCCGATCACGATCTGGTGCGGACTTGACGTCGGCAAGAGTGCCCATCACGCATGCGCGCTGGACAGGCAGGGCCACCGCGTCTTCGATGCCGAACTGCCGCAGGACCAGGAACGCCTGGAACGACTGTTCACCGAGCTAGCTGCTCGAGGACGAGTCCTCGTCGTGGTCGATCAACCCAACACGATCGGCGCGCTGCCGGTCGCGGTCGCTCGGGCGATGGACATCGAGGTCGCCTACCTGCCAGGGCTGGCGATGCGGCGGATCGCCGACTTGCACCCCGGCAGCGCCAAGACCGATGCCCGCGATGCCTATGTGATCGCCGATTCTGCCCGCACCATGCCGCACACCCTGCGCCGGGTCGACGTGGGCGAGGATGTGTTGGCTGAGTTGAAGGTGCTGATCGGATTCGACGACGACCTCGCTGCCGAAGCGACACGGTTGAGTAATCGGATCCGTGGCCTGTTGACACAGATCTTTCCTGCCCTGGAAAGGATCCTGGGCCCCCGCCTGCATACCAAGGCTGTGCTCGCGTTGATCATGAAATACGGCGGACCGCGGGGCATGGCAGCGGCCGGCCGAGCAAGGATGATTACGACCGCTACCGCAGCCAACCGCCGGGGCGCGGCAGAACTCGTCGACCAGATCGTCTCCGCACTGGCCGAGCAGACCGTCACCGTCCCCGGCGCAGCAGCAGCCGAACGCGTCCTGCCCAGGCTCGCCAAGAGTCTGACCGAGGCCCTGGATCAGCGGGCTCACCTGGCAGCCGAGGTTGAACAGGTGCTCGATGCTCACCCTCTTGCCGAGGTCCTGACCTCGATGCCCGGCGTTGGGGTCAGGACCGCAGCAAGAATCCTCGTCGAAGTCGGCGACGCGTCCACCTTCCGCACCAGCGGCCACCTGGCTGCCTACGCCGGCCTCGCCCCGGTCACCCGACGATCCGGCACTTCGATCCGCGGCGAGTTCCCGGCACGTTCGGGCAACCGCCACCTCAAACGAGCGTTCTTCCTCTCCGCGTTCGCAGCACTACGGGCCGACCCGGCCAGCCGGGCCTACTACGACCGCAAACAAGCCGAAGGCAAGAAACACAACGCCGCACTCATCTGCCTGGCGCGACGCCGCTGCGACGTCCTCCACGCCATGATCAGAACCCGAACTGTCTACCGCCCAAAGCTACCCGCAACCAGTTGA
- a CDS encoding MFS transporter: MTIRQASNNSASGAAVASWQLGLLAVGTFTLGMDGFVLSGLLPQIAADLEVSVSAAGQLMTIFAIAYAVGSPVIATVTGALDRRLVLAGGMIIFLIGMAAQALGPNYPVVAVGRVVAAIGAAGFQSNAYAVAGILAGPERRGRALATIAAGTTVSTVIGTPFGVLIGQWWGWRAALWVITGLSLVSAVVVPLLPAVRLPVTSLGARLRVLGDRRILAMLGCTMLILIPGFAVQSYLPVLIAPVATGALLVVALTVRGLGQVIGNQLAGTLIDRRGPFGVLVVATAGTAVATIVLAPARHSLVPMLIMLLVLGLLAGANIVPQQHRLVSASGDLAAVALGLNGSAIYVGIALGGAVGGLTIKVAGVAWLPVVGAVSALLALAVIVGTAPERRHPVERSPANLRRQRKGD, encoded by the coding sequence GTGACGATTCGACAAGCGTCTAACAATTCCGCTTCCGGGGCCGCCGTTGCGAGCTGGCAACTCGGGCTGCTCGCGGTCGGGACCTTCACCCTCGGGATGGACGGCTTCGTGCTGTCCGGTTTGCTGCCCCAGATCGCGGCCGACCTGGAGGTGTCGGTGTCGGCGGCCGGTCAGCTGATGACGATCTTCGCCATCGCCTACGCGGTCGGATCGCCGGTGATCGCCACGGTCACCGGCGCGCTGGACCGGCGGCTGGTGCTCGCCGGAGGAATGATCATCTTCCTGATCGGGATGGCCGCCCAGGCGCTCGGCCCGAACTACCCGGTCGTCGCTGTCGGCCGGGTCGTCGCCGCCATCGGCGCCGCCGGCTTCCAGTCCAACGCGTACGCCGTCGCCGGCATCCTGGCCGGTCCGGAACGCCGCGGGCGGGCACTGGCGACGATCGCTGCGGGCACCACGGTCTCCACCGTGATCGGTACGCCGTTCGGGGTGCTGATCGGGCAGTGGTGGGGCTGGCGAGCCGCGCTCTGGGTGATCACCGGATTATCTCTCGTCTCGGCCGTGGTGGTGCCGCTGCTGCCGGCGGTCCGGTTGCCGGTCACCTCCCTCGGCGCTCGGCTCCGGGTGCTGGGCGACCGTCGGATCCTGGCGATGCTCGGCTGCACGATGTTGATCTTGATCCCCGGGTTCGCCGTCCAGTCCTACCTGCCGGTGCTGATCGCACCGGTCGCCACCGGCGCGCTGCTGGTTGTCGCGCTGACCGTCCGCGGGCTCGGCCAGGTGATCGGCAATCAACTGGCCGGCACCCTGATCGACCGGCGCGGACCCTTCGGCGTCTTGGTCGTCGCGACCGCGGGCACGGCTGTGGCGACGATCGTCCTGGCTCCCGCCCGGCACAGCCTGGTGCCGATGTTGATCATGCTGCTGGTGCTCGGACTGCTGGCCGGTGCCAACATCGTCCCGCAACAGCATCGGCTGGTCTCCGCCAGCGGTGACCTGGCCGCCGTCGCGCTCGGTCTCAACGGGTCTGCGATCTATGTCGGCATCGCGCTGGGTGGGGCCGTCGGCGGGTTGACGATCAAGGTGGCAGGGGTGGCGTGGCTACCGGTCGTCGGTGCGGTGTCGGCGTTGCTGGCCCTTGCCGTGATCGTCGGGACAGCGCCAGAACGCCGTCATCCTGTCGAAAGATCGCCTGCGAATCTACGCCGGCAACGGAAAGGCGATTAG
- a CDS encoding ArsR/SmtB family transcription factor — MSRMLPQPKSDSIELTTVLAALADPVRLEMMRALHRQAEPVNCSVLVRNTGIEVTPPTMSHHWKTLRAAGLTSTEVVGRERIITIRAEELEQRFPGLLRSVLDADT; from the coding sequence ATGTCGCGGATGCTGCCGCAACCGAAGTCCGACTCGATCGAGCTGACCACCGTGCTGGCCGCGCTGGCCGATCCGGTGCGCCTGGAGATGATGCGGGCGCTGCATCGCCAGGCCGAGCCGGTCAACTGCTCGGTGCTGGTCCGCAACACCGGCATCGAAGTGACGCCGCCGACGATGTCACACCACTGGAAGACGCTGCGTGCTGCCGGGCTCACCTCGACCGAGGTGGTCGGTCGCGAGCGGATCATCACCATCCGGGCCGAGGAGCTCGAGCAGCGATTCCCCGGCCTGTTGCGGTCCGTGCTCGATGCCGACACCTGA
- a CDS encoding nucleoside/nucleotide kinase family protein yields MQRISWPGPGADELYARAVQLVRAAGGRRRILGIAGAPASGKSTLAVELAERLGHEMPGAVAAVGMDAFHLSQAVLQRHGLVEVKGAPQTFDAIGYLRLLERIRHTDEIVYAPEFDRSIEDSIAHRIEIGPEVRLVVTEGNYLCLDADPWRAVHAALDQTWFVELDEPVRRQRLIERHLRYGRSQVEAEQRADGSDQRNAELIARSMLKPDVWIDQQP; encoded by the coding sequence GTGCAGCGCATCAGCTGGCCCGGTCCCGGGGCCGACGAGCTCTACGCCCGAGCGGTCCAACTCGTCCGGGCTGCCGGCGGGAGACGCCGGATCCTCGGCATCGCGGGCGCCCCCGCATCGGGCAAGTCGACGCTGGCCGTCGAGCTGGCCGAGCGGCTGGGTCACGAGATGCCCGGCGCGGTCGCGGCGGTCGGGATGGACGCGTTCCACCTTTCTCAGGCGGTCCTGCAACGGCATGGTCTGGTCGAGGTGAAGGGCGCGCCGCAGACCTTCGATGCGATCGGCTACCTACGGCTCCTGGAGCGCATCCGGCACACCGACGAGATCGTGTACGCACCGGAGTTCGACCGATCGATCGAGGACTCGATCGCGCATCGGATCGAGATCGGTCCCGAGGTTCGGCTGGTCGTCACCGAGGGCAACTATCTCTGTCTGGACGCCGATCCGTGGCGTGCGGTGCATGCCGCTCTGGACCAGACCTGGTTCGTCGAGTTGGACGAGCCGGTCCGCCGGCAGCGGCTGATCGAGCGGCACCTGCGCTATGGCCGCAGTCAGGTCGAGGCGGAGCAGCGGGCCGACGGCAGCGACCAACGCAACGCCGAGCTGATCGCCCGGTCGATGCTCAAGCCGGACGTCTGGATCGATCAGCAACCCTGA
- a CDS encoding glycoside hydrolase family 2 protein, with protein MTTVPKPEYPRPQLQRAQWLNLNGPWQFEIDSGDSGIDRGLLDRDLNSEIIVPFAPETELSGIGNTDYLEAVWYRRTVSIPQDWDGQRVLLHFGAVDHDATIWVNGNEVGRHRGGFSSFTVEITAQVTAGSDAVVVVRARDPREAVQARGKQSLNFANADCHYTRTTGIWQTVWLEAVPQTYIKSLRITPQLASSSFAVQAALSANQPGNSIKIIFSDAGTPVAEQTVRADLDLGPTGTVIIADDKVRAWSPEDPHLYDLTVQLLDESGATLDEVTSYAGLRSVSLDGKQIKINGKPVFQRLVLDQGYWPESLMTSPSDEALVRDIELSLAAGFNGARLHQKVFEERFYYHADKLGYLVWGEFADWGAGGYGKIEDHQQPTASFITQWLEVVQRDFNHPSLIGWCPMNETWQPLHDRITQLDDVMRGMFLATKAIDQTRPVLDTSGYSHRVPETDVYDSHDYEQDPAKFAANQAGLANDDPYLNVHDGRTISQPYNGQPYFVSEFGGIWWNPETAAAAKGTDRRESWGYGDRVADEEGFQVRFEGLIGALLDDPNMFGYCYTQLTDVFQEENGIYRFDRSEKLDVGRVRAAQLRPAAYEK; from the coding sequence ATGACGACCGTGCCGAAGCCCGAATACCCGCGCCCCCAACTGCAGCGCGCCCAGTGGCTGAATCTGAATGGACCGTGGCAGTTCGAGATCGACTCCGGGGACAGCGGCATCGACCGCGGCCTGCTCGATCGTGACCTGAATTCCGAGATCATCGTCCCCTTCGCTCCCGAGACCGAGCTGTCCGGGATCGGAAACACCGACTACCTCGAAGCGGTCTGGTATCGCCGGACCGTCAGCATCCCGCAGGACTGGGACGGTCAGCGGGTGCTGCTGCATTTCGGTGCCGTCGACCACGACGCGACCATCTGGGTCAACGGCAACGAGGTCGGCCGGCATCGCGGTGGCTTCAGCTCCTTCACCGTCGAGATCACGGCCCAGGTGACGGCAGGCAGCGATGCCGTTGTCGTCGTCCGTGCTCGCGACCCGCGGGAGGCCGTGCAGGCGCGGGGCAAGCAGTCGCTGAACTTTGCCAACGCCGACTGCCACTACACCCGGACCACTGGCATCTGGCAGACCGTCTGGCTGGAAGCCGTCCCGCAGACCTACATCAAGAGCCTGCGGATCACCCCGCAGCTGGCGTCGTCATCGTTTGCCGTCCAGGCTGCCCTGTCGGCCAACCAGCCGGGCAACTCGATCAAGATCATCTTCTCCGACGCCGGCACCCCGGTCGCCGAGCAGACCGTCCGCGCCGATCTTGATCTTGGCCCGACCGGCACCGTGATCATCGCCGACGACAAGGTACGCGCCTGGTCGCCGGAGGACCCGCATCTGTACGACCTGACCGTGCAACTGCTCGACGAGTCCGGCGCCACGTTGGACGAGGTGACCAGCTACGCCGGGCTGCGATCGGTGTCCCTGGACGGCAAGCAGATCAAGATCAACGGCAAACCGGTCTTCCAGCGCCTAGTGCTGGATCAGGGCTACTGGCCGGAATCGCTGATGACCTCGCCCAGCGACGAGGCGCTGGTCCGCGACATCGAGCTGTCGCTGGCCGCCGGCTTCAACGGCGCTCGGCTGCATCAGAAGGTCTTCGAGGAGCGTTTCTATTACCACGCCGACAAGCTCGGCTACCTGGTCTGGGGCGAGTTCGCCGACTGGGGCGCCGGCGGCTACGGCAAGATCGAAGATCATCAGCAGCCGACCGCGTCGTTCATCACCCAGTGGCTGGAGGTCGTCCAGCGCGACTTCAACCACCCGTCGTTGATCGGCTGGTGCCCGATGAACGAGACCTGGCAGCCGCTGCACGATCGGATCACCCAGCTGGACGACGTGATGCGCGGGATGTTCCTGGCCACCAAGGCGATCGACCAGACCCGGCCGGTGCTGGACACCAGTGGCTACTCCCACCGGGTGCCGGAGACCGACGTCTACGACAGCCACGACTACGAGCAGGATCCGGCGAAGTTCGCCGCCAATCAGGCGGGCCTGGCCAACGACGATCCGTATCTCAATGTGCACGACGGCCGGACGATCTCCCAGCCGTACAACGGGCAGCCGTACTTCGTCTCCGAGTTCGGCGGCATCTGGTGGAATCCGGAGACCGCTGCCGCGGCCAAGGGCACCGATCGTCGCGAGTCCTGGGGCTACGGCGACCGGGTAGCCGACGAGGAGGGCTTCCAGGTCCGCTTCGAAGGCCTGATCGGTGCGCTGCTGGACGATCCGAACATGTTCGGCTACTGCTACACCCAGCTGACTGACGTCTTCCAGGAGGAGAACGGCATCTACCGGTTCGACCGGTCGGAGAAGCTGGACGTCGGCCGGGTCCGCGCCGCCCAACTGCGGCCCGCCGCCTACGAGAAGTAG